A window of the Lactuca sativa cultivar Salinas chromosome 7, Lsat_Salinas_v11, whole genome shotgun sequence genome harbors these coding sequences:
- the LOC111913577 gene encoding protein IQ-DOMAIN 10 isoform X1 has protein sequence MGACGWFKRLIGMKRKKETRPKKTESEQDTKITNSLKNRDSFRVIGRSTGTKEFAATRIQTAYRAHRARKALRCLKGTSRFRSLVEPIALTKQSFSALDKIHFWSKIQSEIRTRRHWMVAEGRIKQKKLENQVKIDSRLHELEVEWCGGPETMDEIVSRIQQREEATNKRERAMAYAFYHQWRANSNRYFGQAYFDLSKESWGWSWKERWIAVCPWEARVVARAKQQNKPSGKTMRHGAPKIIVSVKPQMCNGKGTIKTAHGTTTT, from the exons ATGGGTGCTTGCGGGTGGTTCAAGAGATTAATCGgcatgaaaagaaagaaagaaaccaGACCCAAGAAAACAGAG TCAGAACAGGATACGAAAATCACAAATAGCTTAAAGAACCGGGATTCTTTTCGGGTTATTGGTCGAAGCACAGGAACAAAAGAATTTGCTGCAACTCGAATCCAAACAGCTTATCGGGCACATCGG GCAAGAAAAGCTTTACGTTGCTTAAAAGGAACATCAAGATTCCGTTCATTGGTTGAGCCTATTGCTCTAACAAAGCAATCTTTTTCTGCTCTTGACAAAATTCATTTTTGGAGCAAAATACAATCAGAAATTAGAACCCGACGTCATTGGATGGTGGCAGAAGGAAGAATAAAGcaaaaaaagcttgaaaatcaagTCAAAATTGATTCAAGGCTTCATGAACTTGAGGTCGAGTGGTGTGGTGGGCCCGAGACAATGGATGAGATTGTATCTAGGATACAACAACGTGAAGAAGCTACTAATAAACGGGAACGTGCTATGGCCTATGCTTTCTATCACCAA TGGAGGGCGAATTCGAATCGATATTTTGGTCAAGCTTACTTTGACTTAAGCAAGGAGAGTTGGGGGTGGAGCTGGAAGGAGCGGTGGATTGCGGTGTGCCCATGGGAGGCTCGGGTGGTTGCACGGGCTAAGCAACAAAACAAGCCGTCGGGTAAAACAATGAGACATGGTGCACCCAAGATAATTGTTTCGGTTAAACCACAAATGTGTAATGGAAAAGGTACAATCAAAACAGCACATGGTACTACTACTACTTGA
- the LOC111913590 gene encoding protein SEEDLING PLASTID DEVELOPMENT 1 has product MLCVPLRSISPHPKIPLGSQAKLLRFLPTTRFVHFHHRRKDLNKIIHRSNGYSHRPCPCSNSDTGVFSSSKEEFDMELGRLLRLLPEEMRRRVNEHQELHQLIEVVMDLGRKPLARFPSGDFVLSEHLITVDDLEHATSLVGDFAIDNRAGISRTLHRISAIRNRKGAIIGLTCRVGRAISGSAKLLQDLVKDGASLLLIGPPGVGKTTIIRDVARMLANEYKKRVMIVDTSNEIGGDGDIPHAGIGNARRMQVPDSDMQHKVLIEAVENHMPQVIVIDEIGTKLEAAAASTIAQRGIQLVATAHGITIENLVMNPSLEMLVGGIQSVTLGDDEANRRGVQKSVLERKGPSTFDCAVEIISRVELRVHTSLEATVDAILSGRSPKYQICKLDGVLDATLQSDQIVPDSFVKKSVTTIEMANDHLTPDKHISKESQSEKDKSYDKHKPPLCLFLYGVSETSVMQVFKHLKMESTIDFTENISEADAIIALLSKIKKNSRIQAAAHSSDVPIYVTKTSALMQLTKAIEALVSDYDNEFEDIEDESPINESEKIDALEEARIAIEQVVIPKGESVELLPRSSNIMLLQKDLIRKYKLQSQQIGSEATTDVRIRILPFQAKKQDTNPERNDEDYGNDDDDDDDDENDDDDDDEISEFDLSNTNGSPYPMDRLPLLPD; this is encoded by the exons ATGCTCTGTGTACCTCTCCGTTCTATCTCTCCCCACCCCAAAATCCCACTTGGATCGCAAGCCAAACTGTTAAGATTCTTGCCAACAACCCGTTTTGTTCATTTTCATCATCGTCGTAAAGATTTGAACAAAATTATTCACAGGAGTAATGGATATAGTCATCGTCCTTGTCCTTGTTCGAATTCTGATACGGGGGTTTTCAGTTCGAGCAAAGAAGAATTCGATATGGAATTGGGACGCTTGTTGAGGCTGTTGCCGGAGGAGATGCGGCGGAGAGTTAACGAACATCAAGAACTTCACCAATTGATCGAGGTCGTTATGGATTTGGGTCGGAAACCCCTGGCTCGATTTCCTTCTGGGGATTTTGTCTTATCAGAACATTTGATCACAGTGGATGATCTCGAACACGCTACTTCATTG GTAGGCGATTTCGCCATTGATAATCGAGCTGGAATTAGCAGAACATTGCACCGAATCAGTGCCATTAGAAACCGCAAAGGTGCAATCATCGGGCTAACCTGTCGTGTTGGTCGAGCTATATCAGGAAGTGCCAAATTACTTCAAGATCTAGTTAAAGACGGAGCTTCTTTACTCCTTATCGGACCTCCAGGAGTTGGAAAAACTACAATTATCAG GGATGTCGCTCGAATGCTTGCAAATGAATACAAAAAACGCGTCATGATTGTAGACACCTCAAATGAAATCGGTGGAGATGGTGATATACCTCATGCAGGTATAGGTAATGCTCGAAGAATGCAAGTTCCTGATTCTGATATGCAACATAAAGTGTTAATCGAAGCAGTTGAAAATCATATGCCTCAAGTGATTGTTATCGATGAAATTGGGACAAAACTTGAAGCAGCAGCTGCAAGCACTATCGCACAACGTGGGATTCAGTTAGTTGCAACTGCTCATGGAATCACAATAGAGAATTTAGTCATGAATCCTTCTTTAGAAATGCTTGTTGGAGGAATTCAAAGCGTGACTTTAGGAGATGATGAAGCAAATCGAAGAGGTGTTCAGAAATCAGTTTTGGAAAGAAAAGGTCCTTCTACTTTTGATTGTGCTGTTGAAATCATTTCTAGGGTTGAATTGAGAGTTCATACTAGTCTTGAAGCTACAGTCGATGCTATTCTCTCTG gtcgttccccaaaatatcaaatTTGCAAGCTAGATGGAGTTTTGGATGCTACTTTACAAAGTGATCAAATTGTTCCCGATTCATTTGTCAAGAAGAGTGTCACTACAATTGAAATGGCAAATGACCATCTTACCCCTGACAAACACATATCCAAAGAGTCTCAAAGCGAAAAAGACAAGTCCTATGATAAACATAAACCACCCTTGTGTTTATTTCTATATGGG GTTTCAGAAACAAGTGTGATGCAAGTTTTTAAACACTTAAAGATGGAATCTACTATTGATTTTACTGAAAATATTAGTGAAGCTGATGCAATAATTGCATTACTTTCAAAAATCAAGAAAAATTCTCGGATTCAAGCTGCTGCTCACTCTAGTGATGTACCTATTTATGTCACGAAA ACAAGTGCATTGATGCAGTTAACGAAGGCTATAGAGGCATTAGTGAGTGATTATGATAATGAATTTGAAGATATTGAAGATGAGTCTCCAATTAATGAATCAGAGAAGATAGATGCTTTGGag GAGGCAAGGATTGCAATTGAACAAGTTGTAATCCCGAAAGGGGAATCTGTGGAATTACTTCCTAGATCATCTAATATAATGTTACTTCAAAAAGATCTTATTCGTAAATACAAACTACAATCCCAACAAATTGGCTCAGAGGCAACAACAGATGTAAGAATTCGTATCTTACCATTTCAAGCTAAAAAACAAGATACAAATCCTGAAAGGAATGATGAGGATTAtggtaatgatgatgatgatgatgatgatgatgagaatgatgatgatgatgatgatgaaatcAGTGAGTTTGACTTGTCAAACACAAATGGCTCCCCCTACCCGATGGACAGATTGCCACTCTTGCCTGATTAG
- the LOC111913577 gene encoding protein IQ-DOMAIN 10 isoform X2, with amino-acid sequence MGACGWFKRLIGMKRKKETRPKKTEDTKITNSLKNRDSFRVIGRSTGTKEFAATRIQTAYRAHRARKALRCLKGTSRFRSLVEPIALTKQSFSALDKIHFWSKIQSEIRTRRHWMVAEGRIKQKKLENQVKIDSRLHELEVEWCGGPETMDEIVSRIQQREEATNKRERAMAYAFYHQWRANSNRYFGQAYFDLSKESWGWSWKERWIAVCPWEARVVARAKQQNKPSGKTMRHGAPKIIVSVKPQMCNGKGTIKTAHGTTTT; translated from the exons ATGGGTGCTTGCGGGTGGTTCAAGAGATTAATCGgcatgaaaagaaagaaagaaaccaGACCCAAGAAAACAGAG GATACGAAAATCACAAATAGCTTAAAGAACCGGGATTCTTTTCGGGTTATTGGTCGAAGCACAGGAACAAAAGAATTTGCTGCAACTCGAATCCAAACAGCTTATCGGGCACATCGG GCAAGAAAAGCTTTACGTTGCTTAAAAGGAACATCAAGATTCCGTTCATTGGTTGAGCCTATTGCTCTAACAAAGCAATCTTTTTCTGCTCTTGACAAAATTCATTTTTGGAGCAAAATACAATCAGAAATTAGAACCCGACGTCATTGGATGGTGGCAGAAGGAAGAATAAAGcaaaaaaagcttgaaaatcaagTCAAAATTGATTCAAGGCTTCATGAACTTGAGGTCGAGTGGTGTGGTGGGCCCGAGACAATGGATGAGATTGTATCTAGGATACAACAACGTGAAGAAGCTACTAATAAACGGGAACGTGCTATGGCCTATGCTTTCTATCACCAA TGGAGGGCGAATTCGAATCGATATTTTGGTCAAGCTTACTTTGACTTAAGCAAGGAGAGTTGGGGGTGGAGCTGGAAGGAGCGGTGGATTGCGGTGTGCCCATGGGAGGCTCGGGTGGTTGCACGGGCTAAGCAACAAAACAAGCCGTCGGGTAAAACAATGAGACATGGTGCACCCAAGATAATTGTTTCGGTTAAACCACAAATGTGTAATGGAAAAGGTACAATCAAAACAGCACATGGTACTACTACTACTTGA